In a single window of the Triticum dicoccoides isolate Atlit2015 ecotype Zavitan unplaced genomic scaffold, WEW_v2.0 scaffold14361-5, whole genome shotgun sequence genome:
- the LOC119343848 gene encoding FRIGIDA-like protein 3, whose product MATEAASHISGGSESTTVALLEQLTEVFGKLKSHTEASLQLQSGIQWEDIKVHFLNLEKSYRSKCDELEDKQKALEEQKAGGRRLIAEKEADLSAKERASVNKLQELKDAAVSTLAEVRKKYNVELSEILDANGSKDKKVKTPTDDTNTSLPSDEHNSAKGSGKPSEPSPVEVKPRPALKELCEQMDAKGLLKYISENSKKLAGFRDELCVALKCATDPARFVLDSLEGFFPDQLPGDKNYSAQGQRRSCIVLMEALAHSLGMKEPGGKHPWSSEIMEQAKAIAKEWKSKIAEVDLDASDGYSLEAHAFLQLLTTFNVDLVLDEDELYKIVVAISRRRQTAELCRSLGLTERIPGVIEELIKKHRQIDAVQFIQAFGLSEAFPPAPLVKAYVDEIKGSLNNKGDAGATPSVDDLKNRELVALRAIIKCIEEYKLQKECPLGPLQKRINELKPKGAKRPSGSANRNYAKKQRVSGSGTSAPRRPTGAVAPRRPAAPVGTWQQRAPPPVAAYPDRYGVAADRYHYAPPPAAAYDAATYAAYGGGGEQYRAAAPKPYQYNPGSAAAAAAAASYNNIPQYKVMYGGPGAQPSTAAAGYAPYGGGLVGQQQPQPAASSGGYLSYAAGFGYRPSQQQ is encoded by the exons ATGGCGACTGAAGCTGCTTCTCACATCTCTGGCGGTTCGGAGTCAACAACGGTGGCGTTGCTAGAACAACTTACTGAAGTATTTGGCAAGCTGAAGTCCCACACAGAAGCATCCCTACAATTGCAAAGTGGCATTCAGTGGGAAGATATCAAAGTACATTTCCTGAACCTTGAGAAGTCATACAGAAGCAAGTGCGATGAACTGGAAGACAAGCAGAAGGCATTAGAAGAACAGAAAGCCGGAGGTCGTAGGCTGATTGCTGAGAAAGAAGCTGATCTTTCTGCAAAAGAGCGTGCTTCTGTGAACAAGCTTCAGGAGCTGAAGGATGCTGCCGTCTCTACCCTAGCAGAGGTGCGCAAAAAATATAATGTCGAGCTTTCTGAGATACTTGATGCCAATGGAAGCAAAGACAAAAAGGTAAAAACCCCAACCGACGACACCAATACATCGCTCCCTTCAGACGAGCATAACTCTGCTAAAGGGTCGGGCAAGCCATCTGAACCTTCACCAGTTGAGGTTAAGCCGCGCCCTGCACTGAAGGAACTCTGTGAGCAGATGGACGCTAAAGGCCTTCTGAAATATATTtcagaaaattcaaaaaaacttgCTGGCTTTCGTGATGAACTTTGTGTTGCACTAAAATGTGCAACTGACCCTGCGCGCTTCGTACTTGATTCCTTGGAGGGTTTTTTCCCAGACCAACTGCCTGGGGATAAAAATTACTCCGCTCAGGGGCAGCGCAGAAGCTGTATTGTTTTGATGGAGGCTCTAGCACATTCACTAGGAATGAAGGAGCCAGGTGGCAAACACCCTTGGAGCTCTGAAATTATGGAGCAAGCCAAGGCAATTGCCAAAGAGTGGAAGAGTAAGATAGCTGAGGTTGACCTTGATGCTTCTGATGGCTACTCATTGGAAGCACATGCATTCCTGCAGCTTCTTACAACTTTTAATGTTGATTTGGTGCTTGACGAAGATGAACTATACAAGATTGTAGTTGCCATTTCTCGTCGCAGGCAGACTGCTGAGCTATGTCGCTCTCTTGGTTTGACTGAGAGAATACCAG GTGTTATTGAGGAGTTGATTAAGAAACACAGGCAAATTGATGCAGTTCAATTCATACAAGCCTTTGGGCTATCAGAGGCTTTTCCTCCTGCTCCTCTCGTGAAGGCATATGTAGATGAGATAAAAGGCTCACTTAACAATAAGGGGGATGCTGGTGCAACTCCTTCAGTG GATGACTTGAAGAACCGCGAGCTAGTTGCATTGAGGGCCATAATCAAGTGCATCGAGGAGTACAAGCTCCAGAAGGAGTGTCCACTTGGACCTCTCCAGAAACGCATCAACGAGCTGAAACCAAAGGGCGCGAAAAGGCCATCAGGTTCTGCTAATCGCAACTATGCGAAGAAGCAGCGGGTCTCTGGCAGTGGCACTTCAGCTCCTCGGAGGCCCACCGGTGCAGTAGCTCCCCGCAGGCCCGCAGCTCCAGTCGGCACATGGCAGCAGCGCGCCCCTCCGCCGGTGGCCGCCTACCCCGACAGGTACGGGGTCGCCGCCGACCGGTACCACTACGCGCCGCCTCCTGCCGCAGCGTATGACGCGGCCACCTATGCCGCCTACGGCGGCGGTGGCGAGCAGTACAGGGCCGCCGCCCCAAAGCCATACCAGTACAACCCAGGATCAGCAgccgcagcagccgccgccgcgtcGTACAACAACATACCCCAGTATAAGGTCATGTACGGCGGCCCCGGCGCCCAGCCGTCCACGGCGGCAGCCGGCTACGCGCCCTACGGCGGAGGCTTGGTGGGGCAGCAGCAGCCCCAGCCTGCCGCTTCGTCTGGAGGCTACCTGAGCTATGCCGCCGGGTTCGGCTACCGCCCTTCACAGCAGCAGTAG
- the LOC119343849 gene encoding uncharacterized protein LOC119343849: MADWAPVVVGVVLFILLSPGLLLEMPGSHRHVDFGGLHTNGKAIFVHTILFFAAFTVLTLALHIHIYAG, encoded by the coding sequence ATGGCGGACTGGGCACCGGTGGTGGTGGGGGTGGTGCTCTTCATCCTGCTCTCGCCGGGGCTGCTGTTGGAGATGCCGGGGTCGCACCGCCACGTCGACTTCGGCGGCCTCCACACCAACGGCAAGGCCATCTTCGTCCACACCATCCTCTTCTTCGCCGCCTTCACCGTCCTCACCCTCGCCCTCCACATCCACATCTACGCCGGCTAG